A window of the Fusarium poae strain DAOMC 252244 chromosome 3, whole genome shotgun sequence genome harbors these coding sequences:
- the MAK5 gene encoding ATP-dependent RNA helicase (BUSCO:20847at5125), with amino-acid sequence MVPPSKKRKLPIATGPATKRSKNTPKPSSSKKKSGKESRRAVEPGALSWASVGEDFGGLEVIEGVDIVKDGSRVQFLVSGDKNKSNIIDPQQEVVDGDQSFEGFGDDAVEVGDIDSGEVGSDQAGAESKKPQGKNKAKNGPKEGQEKADQESNKKQKQKQNKNKLDGKNGTGNKQDEQLVKAAQGVQKSSARGGNTFGALANGNDYADQEDVDMAAWVSLNLSPQIISAIAKLKFMKPTKIQKRTIPEIVAGHDVIGKAQTGSGKTLAFGIPMVERWLEMQEQGVERTGPMSLVLSPTRELAKQLGDHLKALCDGLPSAPYVCVVTGGLSILKQQRQLEKADIVIGTPGRLWEVLSGDRALQSKFAKIKFLVVDEADRLFKVGQFKEAEDIIGALDGKSPGDDAESDEEEDEEDKDDESNARQTLVFSATFDKDLQTKLAGKGKSAGSDDEKMAYLMKCLKFRGEPKFIDVNPVSQMAEGLREGLIECGAMEKDLYLYTVLILNPGRRTLVFTNSISAVRRLTPLLTNLNLTALPLHSQMAQKARHRSLERFTASRNSILIATDVAARGLDIKEVDQVLHYHVPRSADTYIHRSGRTARGESSGISVILCAPEEVLPTRRLASKVHAERSAGTKREHFIQTLLIDRKAASRLKPRVDLAKKIADTILAKEKAHSDDTWLRNAADELGVEYDSDDLEEINASGGKGGRGGGRRRKEQTAKQLTKAEMGALKAQLREELSRRVNLGVSERYITGGRVDVAALLREGQQGGMFLGNTDGLGFDL; translated from the exons ATGGTTCCTCCATCAAAAAAGCGCAAGCTCCCTATCGCGACCGGTCCCGCCACGAAACGATCGAAGAACACACCCAAACCGTCAAGCTCTAAGAAGAAGAGCGGAAAGGAGTCGCGCCGCGCTGTCGAACCCGGGGCGCTTTCCTGGGCTTCAGTCGGAGAAGACTTTGGTGGACTCGAGGTTATCGAGGGTGTGGACATTGTTAAGGATGGTAGCCGAGTGCAATTCTTGGTGTCTGGCGACAAGAACAAAAGCAACATAATTGATCCTCAACAAGAAGTGGTCGATGGCGATCAATCTTTTGAAGGGTTTGGCGACGACGCTGTGGAGGTCGGGGATATCGATTCCGGCGAAGTTGGCAGTGATCAAGCTGGCGCTGAGAGCAAGAAGCCTCAAGGGAAGAATAAGGCCAAGAATGGGCCaaaagaagggcaagaaaaAGCAGACCAGGAAAGCAACAAAAAgcagaaacaaaaacaaaacaagaaCAAATTGGATGGGAAGAACGGTACCGGCAACAAACAAGACGAGCAGCTGGTCAAGGCCGCGCAAGGCGTACAAAAGTCCTCTGCACGCGGGGGTAACACGTTCGGCGCGCTGGCCAATGGGAATGACTACGCAGACCAAGAAGACGTCGACATGGCGGCCTGGGTTTCTCTGAACCTGTCACCCCAGATCATTTCTGCCATCGCAAAACTCAAGTTCATGAAGCCGACAAAGATTCAGAAGAGGACGATTCCCGAGATTGTGGCTGGCCATGACGTTATTGGTAAGGCGCAAACAGGTTCCGGAAAGACCCTTGCATTCGGTATTCCCATGGTGGAACGGTGGTTGGAGATGCAGGAGCAGGGTGTCGAGAGAACGGGCCCCATGTCTTTGGTGCTCTCTCCGACCCGAGAATTGGCTAAGCAGCTTGGAGACCATCTTAAGGCGCTCTGCGACGGTCTCCCCAGCGCACCGTACGTGTGTGTTGTAACGGGTGGTCTCAGTATTCTAAAGCAGCAGCGACAGCTGGAGAAGGCAGATATCGTTATTGGTACACCCGGTCGTCTTTGGGAGGTTCTTAGTGGTGACCGAGCTCTGCAAAGCAAGTTTGCCAAGATCAAGTTCCTTGTTGTCGACGAGGCGGATCGACTTTTCAAGGTTGGACAATTCAAGGAAGCAGAAGATATCATTGGTGCTCTCGATGGAAAGAGCCCCGGCGATGACGCCGAAAgtgacgaggaggaagacgaagaagacaagGATGATGAGAGCAACGCACGACAGACACTCGTCTTTTCAGCTACCTTCGACAAGGACCTCCAGACTAAGCTGGCAGGCAAGGGCAAATCCGCAGGAAGCGATGACGAGAAGATGGCTTATCTGATGAAGTGCCTCAAGTTCAGGGGCGAGCCCAAATTTATCGACGTCAACCCTGTCAGTCAGATGGCTGAAGGTCTGAGGGAGGGACTTATTGAGTGTGGTGCTATGGAAAAG GATCTCTACCTTTACACGGTTCTCATTCTTAACCCTGGTCGCCGCACTCTGGTCTTTACTAATTCCATTTCTGCTGTTCGCCGTCTTACACCTCTTCTTACGAACCTTAACCTTACAGCTCTTCCCCTGCACTCCCAGATGGCACAAAAAGCGCGTCATCGCTCTCTCGAACGCTTCACTGCTTCCCGCAACTCTATTCTTATTGCCACTGATGTTGCTGCACGTGGTCTTGATATTAAGGAAGTTGACCAAGTTTTGCATTACCATGTCCCCCGATCTGCGGATACTTACATTCATCGATCCGGTCGTACAGCTCGTGGAGAGTCCAGCGGTATTAGTGTAATCCTCTGCGCCCCTGAAGAAGTTCTTCCCACACGCCGTCTCGCAAGCAAGGTTCATGCCGAGCGCAGCGCGGGTACTAAGAGGGAGCATTTCATCCAGACTCTTCTTATTGATCGCAAGGCGGCATCGCGTCTTAAACCTCGGGTGGacttggccaagaagatTGCCGATACAATACTTGCCAAGGAAAAGGCTCACAGCGACGATACATGGCTGCGCAATGCTGCCGATGAGCTCGGTGTAGAATATGACTCTGACGACCTCGAAGAAATCAACGCAAGCGGTGGCAAAGGTGGTCGCGGTGGTGGACGAAGGCGAAAGGAGCAAACAGCCAAGCAGCTCACTAAAGCAGAGATGGGTGCACTCAAGGCCCAGCTAAGAGAGGAGTTGAGCAGGAGAGTGAATCTAGGTGTGAGTGAGAGATATATCACAGGTGGAAGAGTTGATGTCGCTGCTTTATTGAGAGAAGGACAGCAAGGTGGTATGTTTTTGGGTAACACGGATGGGTTGGGCTTTGACCTGTAG
- a CDS encoding hypothetical protein (TransMembrane:1 (i12-30o)), translated as MTSFGDILAQITFTRVIVYGLLFLLISFIVDLSTQPRYPSNIPVLGHDPKKWFSRIRNSFAYFTQHQTWIGEGYEKYGKNGLPFIAPSPISRPPDVILPRSQIPWMMNQPDHILSAAHAHDKILHSEYNFLGKELLKDAFAERVMHKYLARHLSSLVPAVQDEVNSAVKDAVETLTKAAANRDANNVDDQGFTKVNIWDLWLAIVPRVTNRLLVGATICRDPIFIQSMVRFTDDVVRNSFLLHAFPQVLHPIVGRLITIPNYLHWRAATRRLLPIIGQRLKDMRRKESGDPEMKSWTPPEDYITWHIRLAMAEGNSFELDPYVISKRLLPINFAAIHTTVLTGQSWMLDLWSLPASERALDTIRDELEANKPAEGHWTKQNLGSLMRLDSSFRESQRLSNFAANLVERQVVAPEGLHNPDYGWTLPRGAFVTVNLQGTHHDEDIYKDAMKYFPWRYSNPRETWEMKSAEEKKEHEEEGRRIRGLGMVTTSDIHLAFGHGRHACPGRFFVAHELKLIGAALLLDYSIKTIEERPKAQWMGATIIPPLDACIEIRPK; from the exons ATGACCTCCTTTGGTGATATCTTGGCACAAATCACCTTTACAAGGGTCATAGTTTATGGTCTTTTGTTTTTACTCATCTCTTTCATTGTCGACTTGTCCACTCAACCTCGATATCCTTCTAATATTCCTGTTCTTGGTCACGACCCCAAGAAATGGTTCTCCAGAATTCGAAATAGCTTTGCCTACTTTACTCAGCATCAGACATGGATTGGTGAAGGTTATGAAAAG TATGGCAAAAATGGCCTGCCCTTCATTGCTCCGTCGCCAATCTCTCGTCCTCCCGATGTCATCCTCCCTAGGTCACAAATACCATGGATGATGAACCAGCCCGACCACATCCTCTCCGCTGCTCACGCTCATGATAAGATCCTACATTCAGAGTACAACTTTCTCGGCAAGGAACTTCTTAAGGATGCCTTTGCGGAACGCGTTATGCACAAGTATCTAGCTCGCCATCTATCATCGCTAGTCCCAGCTGTTCAGGACGAGGTCAACAGTGCTGTCAAAGATGCTGTTGAGACACTAACAAAAGCAGCCGCTAACAGGGACGCCAATAACGTCGATGATCAAGGCTTCACCAAAGTAAACATATGGGATCTATGGCTCGCTATCGTTCCTCGAGTTACGAATCGTCTTCTTGTGGGCGCAACCATATGCCGCGACCCAATCTTTATACAGTCTATGGTGCGCTTCACAGATGATGTTGTCCGGAACAGCTTCTTGCTACACGCTTTCCCCCAAGTTCTTCACCCTATTGTCGGCCGTCTCATCACCATCCCGAACTACCTCCATTGGCGTGCGGCTACACGTCGTTTGTTGCCAATCATTGGACAGCGCTTGAAAGACATGCGACGCAAAGAATCCGGAGATCCTGAGATGAAGAGCTGGACACCTCCAGAGGATTATATAACAtggcatattcgtcttgcTATGGCAGAAGGGAACTCTTTTGAGCTCGATCCATATGTCATCTCTAAGCGTCTTCTGCCTATAAACTTTGCGGCTATTCACACAACTGTTCTAACTGGCCAGTCTTGGATGTTGGATCTCTGGTCCCTCCCAGCCTCTGAACGCGCTCTTGACACGATCCGGGACGAGCTCGAGGCGAACAAGCCGGCAGAGGGTCACTGGACAAAACAAAATCTTGGTTCCCTCATGCGACTTGACTCATCCTTTCGAGAATCCCAGCGCTTGAGTAACTTTGCAGCAAACCTCGTCGAACGACAAGTTGTTGCGCCCGAGGGTCTTCATAACCCTGATTACGGGTGGACGCTACCGCGTGGTGCTTTTGTTACTGTTAATCTGCAAGGAACGCACCATGATGAGGATATCTACAAGGACGCTATGAAATACTTTCCCTGGAGGTACTCGAATCCTAGGGAAACCTGGGAAATGAAATCGgccgaagaaaagaaggaacaTGAGGAGGAAGGGAGGAGAATAAGGGGGTTGGGGATGGTGACCACCAGTGATATTCACTTAGCGTTTGGTCATGGTCGACATGCGTG TCCGGGGCGTTTCTTCGTTGCGCATGAGCTCAAGCTCATCGGGGCTGCATTACTTCTCGACTACAGTATTAAGACGATTGAGGAACGACCAAAGGCACAATGGATGGGGGCAACGATTATTCCTCCCTTGGATGCATGCATCGAAATTCGGCCGAAATAG
- a CDS encoding hypothetical protein (TransMembrane:5 (o6-26i46-68o80-102i123-144o159-179i)): MGPYIMQSVLILIAPALFAASIYMILGRTILLTDGEHHSLIPRKWLTKLFVFGDVASFMLQSSGGGLMAIEDLNKMGEKIIVGGLFVQLFFFGCFIIVSAVFHVRMLRAPTPNSSQSRVRWQTYLATLYVTGVLIWVRSLFRVIEFIEGNDGHLMRSEVWVFVFDGMLMLLVLVWMNWFHPGEIGLLIRGEESITNGLELIKLGGSGRRSRGDTMESLGSGSHLRDVEER; this comes from the exons ATGGGTCCGTATATCATGCAGAGTGTCCTGATTCTTATTGCACCTGCACTGTTTGCAGCTTCGATTTACATGATTCTGGGGAGAACCATCCTCTTGACTGATGGAGAACACCATTCGTTGATACCACGCAAGTGGCTTACGAAgctctttgtctttggcgATGTGGCATCGTTTATGCTCCAATCATCCG GTGGCGGGCTCATGGCTATTGAAGATCTGAACAAAATGGGTGAAAAGATTATTGTTGGAGGTCTCTTCGTtcaactcttcttctttggctgCTTCATCATTGTCAGCGCCGTCTTTCACGTACGCATGCTGCGTGCCCCGACACCGAATTCGTCACAAAGTCGAGTCCGATGGCAGACATATCTCGCAACTCTTTACGTTACAGGCGTTCTGATCTGGGTGCGCAGTCTATTCAGGGTAATTGAGTTCATCGAAGGTAACGACGGACACTTGATGCGCAGTGAAGTGTGGGTGTTTGTATTCGACGGTATGCTGATGCTCTTGGTGCTCGTGTGGATGAACTGGTTCCATCCTGGTGAGATTGGACTGTTGATTAGAGGTGAAGAGAGTATCACGAATGGACTCGAGTTGATAAAGCTTGGAGGATCTGGAAGGAGAAGTAGAGGTGATACTATGGAGAGTTTAGGATCTGGCAGTCACCTAAGGGATGTGGAAGAGcgctaa
- a CDS encoding hypothetical protein (TransMembrane:2 (i144-161o195-212i)), translated as MASRRTHTKSRTGCLNCKRRKVKCDEARPSCFHCTRHGVVCSLSSSSSIDGTSETYSPSLPNLTPSTPQSLESHQVDSPSRFQDHSHPSPTDQIAPFPPHELWARDCELMHHYCTVTAESLSIRKDLTYVWSVAIPRLGYQDPFVMHGILAIAAAHKAYMLPASRKTYLPLVDYHQTLGSEGYRRYLQHFNLSNWMPVFGFASVVVLHMLTLPMRMENRVLESPITNIIEVAGLIRGIRTTLEPVLGRVVRSEFAPVVFGIWMLDSDKESERYPNLDNSALPRDIWVALRRLRAFQEADIPATGLQHYAAALDDLETSVRLFAAAGVQAESGAVQFWLYSVHESVLLDLAAHRPHALLLFAHYLVHWAVLERKFWYLRGWSQQLMAKIEEGLIGQPMFLEMLNWPKQKVAEALAYT; from the exons ATGGCTTCTCGAAGAACTCATACCAAGTCTCGCACAGGCTGCTTGAACTGTAAGAGACGCAAAGTCAAG TGCGATGAAGCTCGCCCTTCGTGCTTTCACTGCACAAGGCATGGTGTGGTATGCAGTCTatcttcgtcatcttccATCGATGGCACCAGCGAAACCTACTCGCCCAGTCTACCAAATCTGACTCCTTCAACTCCCCAATCTCTCGAAAGTCATCAGGTTGACTCTCCCAGTCGCTTCCAAGACCACAGTCACCCCAGTCCCACTGACCAAATTGCCCCCTTTCCTCCCCATGAGCTCTGGGCTCGCGATTGCGAGTTAATGCACCACTATTGTACTGTGACTGCCGAAAGCCTATCCATCCGTAAAGATCTAACATATGTCTGGTCCGTTGCTATCCCAAGACTAGGCTACCAGGATCCTTTCGTCATGCATGGAATTCTTGCTATTGCCGCCGCTCACAAAGCTTACATGCTTCCTGCTAGTCGAAAGACGTATTTGCCATTGGTCGATTATCACCAAACTCTCGGCTCCGAGGGCTACCGTCGCTATCTTCAACACTTCAATTTATCCAATTGGATGCCTGTTTTTGGTTTTGCCTCAGTCGTCGTCTTGCACATGCTGACTCTTCCCATGCGTATGGAAAACCGTGTGCTTGAGAGTCCCATCACCAACATCATAGAGGTAGCCGGCCTGATAAGGGGCATCAGAACAACACTAGAGCCGGTCTTGGGACGTGTAGTCAGATCTGAATTTGCCCCTGTTGTCTTCGGGATCTGGATGCTCGATTCTGATAAAGAATCAGAACG ATACCCCAATCTTGATAACTCGGCTCTACCTAGAGATATATGGGTCGCCCTCCGAAGACTGCGGGCTTTTCAAGAAGCTGATATTCCTGCCACTGGTCTGCAACATTATGCAGCGGCTTTGGACGATCTTGAAACCTCTGTCAGACTCTTTGCTGCCGCCGGGGTGCAAGCCGAGTCTGGTGCTGTCCAATTCTGGCTGTATTCTGTTCATGAGAGCGTCCTACTCGATCTTGCCGCACATAGGCCCCAtgcgcttcttcttttcgCTCATTATCTCGTACACTGGGCAGTCCTCGAGAGAAAATTCTGGTATTTGAGAGGCTGGTCTCAACAGCTGATGGCCAAGATCGAGGAAGGTTTAATCGGCCAACCAATGTTCCTCGAGATGTTGAACTGGCCTAAACAAAAAGTTGCTGAAGCTCTTGCGTATACATAG
- a CDS encoding hypothetical protein (BUSCO:23450at5125), with translation MSTFNGIVSEFPDIRIDFFRRNADAQPPLACFLSHVHSDHLAGLESLRSPFVYCSAATREILLRLERYPCRINYAKGVLEARQQTFKHLSKVLKSLPLETPTTIELRPGQEIQVTLFDANHCPGAVMFLVEGDGRAILYTGDIRSEPWFVNAISRNPNLVEYTSGLKILDKIYLDTSFTEDVPFETKAHGIAELLKKVSKYPKDTVFHFQAWTYGYEDVWIALSKALKSKIHVDDYKLHIYSSLKSKKPKSPSEANVHLTAESPALTGHMCGNTPQSGCLTSDTNPIITHLSPEEDLAEVGVGGGGEDLKQEAELDLDQASLNALLNLAQASSATSADMPDMLREGLEQLVSAGHNIPLDWNADTLSTHSAEEVITMLVKRLRKNSKTQKPVHEEALPKTICFPYSRHSSLPELCHFIEAFQPKDVWPCTVNTAEWLRKGTTIRSLFGRFCSGTDFEHDRVMQALAAKHALDSQNQQHTSQTTVNSDPAPSSPIHEPQDSQERKRGDVEPRFVSPLLDTQASDYQEEAILDPEQPDDLNALSESVLVRQDNDAHVAQSRVIPQDLDTASEELAGNVSDNRPQASSARKRDFSNVSQDAPEDGYQETKNTSGKSRDLIISENHSLACQEAYWQMIRNFRGDTPWTPLQLISTSNEYSSLEKEL, from the exons ATGTCGACGTTTAATGGGATCGTTTCTGAATTCCCAGACATACGAA TTGATTTCTTTCGTCGGAATGCAGATGCTCAACCACCCCTGGCTTGCTTCCTGAGCCACGTCCACAGTGACCATCTTGCAGGACTAGAGAGTCTGCGCTCTCCATT TGTGTACTGTTCAGCAGCGACTCGAGAAATTCTTCTACGCCTTGAGAGATACCCATGCAGAATCAACTATGCGAAGGGCGTTCTGGAAGCCAGACAACAAACATTCAAGCATCTTAGCAAAGTTTTA AAATCTTTGCCTCTCGAAACACCTACAACTATTGAGCTTCGCCCAGGGCAAGAAATCCAGGTGACGCTCTTTGACGCCAACCACTGTCCTGGGGCAGTCATGTTCC TGGTAGAAGGTGACGGGAGAGCTATCTTGTACACCGGAGACATTCGAAGTGAACCATGGTTCGTCAATGCGATTTCCCGGAACCCTAACCTTGTCGAATATACATCGGGTCTCAAAATACTTGACAAGATCTACCTTGACACGTCCTTTACTGAGGATGTTCCATTTGAGACAAAAGCCCATGGTATAGCCGAGTTGTTAAAGAAAGTTTCAAAGTACCCGAAGGATACCGTCTTTCACTTTCAAGCTTGGACTTACGGCTATGAGGACGTCTGGATTGCACTGTCCAAAGCACTCAAGTCCAAG ATACATGTCGATGACTATAAGCTGCACATCTACAGCTCGCTCAAATCAAAGAAACCAAAGTCACCGTCCGAAGCGAATGTACACTTGACCGCTGAATCGCCAGCTTTAACTGGCCATATGTGTGGGAACACACCTCAATCAGGATGTTTGACTTCAGATACAAAC CCGATAATTACTCATCTATCTCCAGAAGAGGACTTGGCTGAAGTTGGCGTTGGAGGGGGCGGGGAAGACTTGAAACAGGAGGCCGAACTTGACTTGGACCAAGCTAGCTTAAACGCTCTCTTAAATCT GGCCCAAGCCTCATCTGCTACTTCGGCCGACATGCCTGACATGCTTCGAGAGGGTTTAGAGCAGCTAGTCTCGGCAGGTCATAACATACCTCTGGATTGGAACGCAGACACTTTGAGTACGCATTCGGCTGAAGAGGTCATTACTATGCTTGTAAAAAGGTTGAGAAAGAACAGTAAGACACAAAAGCCCGTTCATGAGGAGGCGTTGCCCAAGACGATCTGCTTCCCTTACTCCAGGCATTCTTCATTACCAGAGCTATGTCACTTTATTGAAGCCTTCCAACCGAAAGACGTATGGCCATGCACCGTTAATACTGCCGAATGGCTCAGAAAAG GAACTACTATTCGATCTCTATTCGGGCGATTCTGTTCTGGCACGGACTTTGAACATGATAGAGTCATGCAAGCCCTAGCCGCTAAACACGCATTGGACAGCCAGAATCAACAACACACCAGTCAAACAACTGTTAATTCAGACCCCGCGCCAAGCTCACCCATCCATGAACCTCAGGATTCTCAAGAGCGAAAGCGTGGCGACGTTGAACCTAGGTTTGTGAGCCCTTTACTGGATACCCAAGCGAGCGACTACCAAGAGGAAGCGATCCTCGACCCAGAGCAGCCGGACGATTTAAATGCACTATCTGAGAGTGTATTGGTGCGCCAAGATAACGACGCACACGTTGCGCAGTCGAGAGTCATTCCACAAGACCTTGACACTGCTTCGGAAGAATTGGCTGGGAATGTATCTGACAACCGACCTCAAGCATCTTCCGCCAGAAAACGCGACTTTTCCAATGTATCCCAGGATGCCCCTGAAGATGGAtaccaagaaacaaaaaacaCATCAGGCAAGTCACGCGACTTGATAATATCAGAAAACCACTCTCTTGCTTGTCAAGAGGCTTATTGGCAAATGATCCGCAATTTCCGGGGGGATACTCCTTGGACCCCTTTACAGCTGATCTCGACTAGCAATGAGTATTCTTCCTTAGAGAAGGAATTATAA
- the BRO1 gene encoding bck1-like resistance to osmotic shock (BUSCO:4771at5125) — MAQSPMISVPLKATNEIDWVEPLKRYIRDTYGDDPERYAEECATLNRLRQDVRGAGKDSTSGRDMLYRYYGQLELLDLRFPVDEQHIKISFTWFDAFTHKSTAQYSLAFEKASIIFNISAVLSCHAAAQDRGEESALKTAYHNFQASAGMFTYINENFLHAPSSDLSRETVKALIHVMLAQAQEVFLEKQVTDKKKPALLAKLASQAGYLYSQALEGVQENVTKAIFEKVWLLMIQIKSSLLNSMAQYYQAQADEDQDKQGIAVGRLQAAETQAKEAERIARSFPNSVPMSSNLSADCGGFLQELTKRHLSTVQSHLQSALKDNDYIYHKEVPAEASLEAVAKLPAAKPIPVSELYAGQDIQRITGPDLFAKIVPFAVTESASLYDEEKAKLVRAEAERVDTANGEMAASLDYLRLPGALQVLKGGFDQDILPDEDFRQWCEDVSDQENPVTLFDSLRTEKDSILSILDKSTKQLDMEEGVCEKMRSKYENEWTQQPSSRLTTTLRGDIRHYREALDEASRSDNQLAGKLRQNEMDFDEMRRAAKSGEADQLFQRAVAQARARGSNATSPAGLEPNLLDDDFDEGPSVIDQINRVEDILKKLNSIKRERNQVLKDLKEKAHNDDISQILILNKKSISNYEAQLFEQELEKFRPHQNRLLQANHKQSALMKELTSAFNRLLQDKRVQSEQSKYETIQRQRSSVINRYKRAYQEFLDLVAGLQSAKNWYTEMRETVESLEKNVDSFVNNRRSEGAQLLNQIEQERSSNKNSQAEMERGRLRELMDRMSMDPNKPSPQPQQSRPTPPSQYQQSQAPRYPQTNYQGQYQQPNSPPPQQAQQQAYQNFSPPPTTTQSFGPPPINTFVQPTYNPSQYGRTPGPTSPPPNQTSFNMGGFRGPASPPPNQTTFGQTQSFGGYGASSTPQTQGGYVPPGFVPPPPPPGPPPLGPQQTFHYGNQPNSAHPNSAYPQSAMPPQQQQQQQQQQQNDPWAGLNAWK; from the exons ATGGCACAGTCTCCAATGATCTCGGTGCCTCTCAAGGCAACCAACGAGATCGATTGGGTCGAGCCTCTCAAGAGGTACATCCGTGACACTTACGGCGACGACCCCGAACGGTATGCAGAGGAATGTGCTACCTTGAATCGTTTGAGACAAGACGTGAGAGGTGCCGGCAAGGATAGTACATCTGGAAGGGACATGCTCTATCGATACTATGGGCAACTCGAGCTCCTCGATTTACGATTTCCGGTTGATGAACAACACATCAAAATATCCTTCACATG GTTCGATGCGTTTACCCACAAGTCTACTGCCCAGTATTCACTCGCTTTCGAAAAAGCTTCCATCATATTCAACATCTCTGCTGTTCTATCCTGTCATGCCGCCGCTCAGGATCGCGGCGAGGAGTCCGCCCTCAAAACTGCATACCACAACTTCCAAGCATCTGCTGGCATGTTCACTTATATCAACGAGAACTTTCTTCATGCGCCATCCTCGGATCTTAGCAGAGAGACAGTCAAAGCGTTGATTCACGTCATGCTCGCACAAGCCCAAGAAGTCTTCCTTGAGAAGCAAGTCaccgataagaagaagccggCACTACTTGCCAAATTAGCTTCCCAGGCTGGCTACCTGTACAGCCAAGCTCTTGAAGGGGTGCAAGAGAACGTGACTAAAGCCATATTTGAGAAAGTTTGGCTGTTGATGATCCAG ATCAAAAGCAGTCTTCTCAACTCTATGGCACAATATTACCAAGCTCAAGCGGATGAGGACCAGGACAAGCAAGGTATTGCTGTGGGACGATTGCAAGCCGCCGAGACACAGGCAAAAGAGGCAGAACGCATCGCAAGAAGCTTTCCTAATTCAGTCCCCATGAGCTCAAATCTCAGTGCCGACTGTGGAGGGTTTCTTCAGGAATTAACGAAACGACATCTCTCCACGGTCCAAAGCCACCTACAGAGCGCCTTGAAGGATAACGATTATATCTACCACAAAGAAGTGCCTGCTGAAGCGAGCTTAGAAGCCGTCGCCAAACTACCTGCGGCAAAGCCTATTCCTGTCAGCGAGCTGTATGCCGGCCAGGATATCCAGCGCATTACCGGGCCCGACCTATTCGCAAAGATCGTACCATTTGCCGTCACCGAGTCGGCAAGTCTGTATGACGAAGAGAAGGCCAAGTTGGTACGAGCTGAGGCAGAGCGGGTGGATACAGCCAATGGAGAGATGGCTGCCAGTCTGGATTATTTGAGGCTCCCCGGTGCATTGCAAGTTCTGAAAGGCGGGTTTGATCAGGATATTTTACCTGACGAGGACTTTCGACAATGGTGTGAGGATGTTTCGGACCAAGAAAACCCGGTTACCTTGTTCGATTCACTCAGAACGGAAAAGGACTCCATCCTCTCAATCCTGGATAAGAGCACAAAACAACTTGACATGGAGGAAGGCGTTTGTGAGAAAATGCGCTCGAAGTATGAGAACGAATGGACGCAACAGCCAAGCTCAAGATTGACAACGACATTGCGAGGCGATATTCGCCACTACCGCGAGGCTTTGGATGAAGCATCGCGGAGCGACAACCAGTTGGCAGGCAAGCTGCGACAGAATGAAATGGACTTCGATGAAATGCGGCGGGCCGCTAAATCGGGTGAAGCTGACCAACTCTTTCAGCGTGCTGTTGCCCAGGCACGGGCGAGAGGGAGCAATGCGACCAGCCCTGCCGGTTTGGAACCCAATCTTTTAGACGACGATTTTGACGAAGGGCCTAGTGTGATAGATCAGATCAACAGGGTGGAGGACATCCTAAAGAAGCTGAACTCTATTAAGCGGGAACGCAATCAAGTATTGAAGGATTTGAAGGAGAAG GCTCACAACGATGATATCTCCCAAAttctcatcctcaacaagaAGTCAATATCCAACTACGAAGCGCAACTGTTTGAGCAGGAATTGGAGAAGTTCCGGCCTCACCAAAACCGACTTTTGCAAGCGAATCACAAGCAGTCAGCTTTGATGAAGGAGCTCACTAGCGCATTCAACCGACTGTTGCAGGACAAGCGAGTTCAATCGGAACAGAGCAAATACGAGACTATTCAGCGACAACGATCGTCAGTCATCAACCGGTATAAGCGAGCTTACCAGGAATTTCTCGATCTTGTCGCAGGTCTGCAAAGTGCTAAGAACTGGTACACGGAGATGCGCGAGACAGTGGAGAGCTTGGAGAAGAACGTTGATAGCTTCGTCAACAACCGTAGATCGGAAGGAGCTCAACTGCTCAACCAAATTGAACAGGAGAGGTCTTCCAACAAAAATTCGCAGGCCGAGATGGAGCGCGGAAGACTGAGAGAGCTCATGGATCGAATGTCAATGGACCCAAACAAGCCATCGCCGCAACCTCAGCAAAGCCGACCTACGCCCCCGTCGCAGTACCAGCAGAGCCAAGCTCCTCGATATCCCCAAACCAACTATCAAGGTCAATATCAGCAGCCAAACTCACCGCCACCACAACAGGCTCAACAACAAGCATACCAGAACTTTtctccaccaccaacaacaacccAGTCGTTTGGACCGCCTCCTATCAATACCTTTGTCCAGCCTACGTATAATCCTAGCCAATACGGGCGTACGCCCGGACCGACATCGCCCCCTCCGAACCAAACGTCGTTCAACATGGGTGGTTTCCGAGGACCTGCATCACCACCTCCAAACCAGACGACGTTCGGACAGACTCAATCGTTCGGCGGGTATGGAGCATCGTCGACACCGCAAACACAGGGTGGCTACGTCCCGCCTGGATTTGtgccaccacctcctcctcctggaccTCCTCCACTGGGGCCTCAGCAGACGTTCCACTATGGTAACCAACCTAACAGCGCGCATCCAAACAGCGCCTATCCTCAATCAGCTATGCCaccgcaacaacaacagcagcagcagcagcagcagcaaaatGATCCCTGGGCAGGGTTGAATGCATGGAAGTAA